The Microbacterium limosum genome contains a region encoding:
- a CDS encoding globin → MTDTPDAPLAFYDEIGGHDTFVRLVDEFYRGVAEDEVLRPMYPEEDLGPAAERLTLFLEQYWGGPTTYGQRRGHPRLRMRHAPFHVNPDARDRWLAHMRRAVDSLELPPLHEATLWDYLHRAALAMVNTFESTPIGPSATGRTELGATAAPGPRPAAGELPRAD, encoded by the coding sequence GTGACAGATACGCCCGATGCACCGCTCGCCTTCTACGACGAGATCGGCGGGCACGACACCTTCGTGCGTCTCGTCGACGAGTTCTATCGGGGGGTCGCCGAGGACGAGGTCCTCCGTCCGATGTATCCGGAGGAGGACCTCGGTCCCGCCGCGGAGCGGCTCACCCTGTTCCTCGAGCAGTACTGGGGCGGGCCCACGACGTACGGCCAGCGGCGCGGCCACCCACGGCTGCGGATGCGGCACGCCCCCTTCCATGTCAACCCCGACGCGCGCGACCGCTGGCTCGCGCACATGCGGCGCGCGGTGGATTCGCTGGAGCTGCCGCCGCTGCATGAGGCGACCCTCTGGGATTACCTGCACCGCGCTGCCCTGGCGATGGTGAACACCTTCGAGTCGACGCCCATCGGGCCGTCGGCGACGGGTCGCACGGAGCTGGGCGCGACAGCTGCCCCCGGCCCCCGGCCCGCAGCAGGCGAGCTGCCGCGCGCCGATTGA
- the ettA gene encoding energy-dependent translational throttle protein EttA, with protein sequence MAEYIYQMVRARKAVGEKLILDDVTMSFLPGAKIGMVGPNGAGKSTILKIMAGIDQPSNGEAKLSPGFTVGILMQEPELDESKTVLENIQEGVAIKAKLDRFNEISALMSDPDADFDTLLAEMGALQEEIDAADAWDLDSQLEQAMNALRTPPADAEVAPLSGGEKRRVALTKLLLQKPDLLLLDEPTNHLDAESVLWLEQHLQKYAGAVIAITHDRYFLDNVAEWIAEVDRGRLIGYEGNYSTYLEKKAERLDVQGKKDAKLAKRLKDELEWVRSNTKGRQAKSKARLARYEEMAAEAERTRKLDFEEIQIPPGPRLGSIVIEAKNLQKGFGDRSLINGLSFSLPPNGIVGVIGPNGVGKTTLFKSIVGLEPLDGGDLKIGETVQISYVDQSRSNIDPNKSLWEVVSDGLDIITVGKTEIPSRAYVSKFGFKGPDQQKKAGVLSGGERNRLNLALTLKEGGNLLLLDEPTNDLDVETLQSLENALLEFPGCAVVITHDRWFLDRIATHILAYEGTDETPDAWYWFEGNFEAYEENKIERLGPDALNRSSSTYRKLTRD encoded by the coding sequence ATGGCTGAGTACATCTATCAGATGGTCCGTGCCCGCAAAGCTGTGGGCGAGAAGCTGATCCTCGACGACGTCACGATGTCGTTCCTTCCCGGGGCGAAGATCGGCATGGTCGGGCCCAACGGCGCCGGCAAGTCGACGATCCTGAAGATCATGGCGGGCATCGACCAGCCTTCGAACGGCGAGGCGAAGCTCAGCCCGGGGTTCACCGTCGGCATCCTCATGCAGGAGCCCGAGCTCGATGAGAGCAAGACGGTGCTGGAGAACATCCAGGAGGGCGTCGCGATCAAGGCGAAGCTCGACCGCTTCAACGAGATCTCCGCGCTCATGAGCGATCCGGACGCCGACTTCGACACCCTGCTCGCCGAGATGGGCGCGCTCCAGGAGGAGATCGACGCGGCCGACGCGTGGGACCTGGACTCGCAGCTCGAGCAGGCGATGAACGCGCTGCGCACCCCGCCCGCCGACGCCGAGGTCGCCCCGCTCTCCGGTGGAGAGAAGCGCCGCGTCGCGCTCACGAAGCTCCTCCTGCAGAAGCCCGACCTGCTCCTCCTGGATGAGCCCACGAACCACCTCGACGCCGAGAGCGTGCTCTGGCTCGAGCAGCACCTGCAGAAGTACGCCGGTGCCGTCATCGCGATCACTCACGACCGGTACTTCCTCGACAACGTCGCGGAGTGGATCGCCGAGGTCGACAGGGGGCGCCTCATCGGCTACGAGGGCAACTACTCCACCTACCTGGAGAAGAAGGCCGAGCGGCTCGACGTTCAGGGAAAGAAGGACGCAAAGCTCGCCAAGCGCCTCAAGGACGAGCTCGAGTGGGTGCGCTCCAACACGAAGGGCCGCCAGGCGAAGTCGAAGGCCCGCCTCGCGCGATACGAGGAGATGGCCGCCGAGGCCGAGCGCACCCGCAAGCTCGACTTCGAAGAGATCCAGATTCCGCCCGGCCCGCGCCTGGGCAGCATCGTGATCGAGGCGAAGAACCTGCAGAAGGGCTTCGGCGACCGCTCGCTCATCAACGGCCTGAGCTTCAGCCTGCCGCCCAACGGCATCGTCGGGGTCATCGGTCCCAACGGCGTCGGAAAGACGACGCTGTTCAAGTCGATCGTCGGCCTGGAGCCGCTCGATGGCGGCGACCTGAAGATCGGCGAGACGGTGCAGATCAGCTACGTCGACCAGAGCCGCTCGAACATCGACCCCAACAAGTCGCTGTGGGAGGTCGTCTCCGACGGGCTCGACATCATCACGGTGGGCAAGACCGAGATCCCCTCGCGCGCCTACGTGTCGAAGTTCGGCTTCAAAGGCCCCGATCAGCAGAAGAAGGCGGGTGTGCTCTCCGGCGGTGAGCGCAACCGGCTGAACCTGGCGCTCACGCTCAAGGAGGGCGGCAACCTGCTGCTGCTCGACGAGCCCACCAACGACCTGGACGTCGAGACGCTGCAGTCGCTCGAGAACGCCCTGTTGGAGTTCCCGGGCTGTGCGGTGGTCATCACGCACGACCGGTGGTTCCTCGACCGCATCGCGACCCACATCCTCGCCTACGAGGGAACCGACGAGACCCCCGACGCCTGGTACTGGTTCGAGGGGAACTTCGAGGCCTATGAGGAGAACAAGATCGAGCGGCTCGGACCCGATGCCCTGAATCGCTCCAGCTCGACGTATCGCAAGCTCACGCGTGACTGA
- a CDS encoding DUF6993 domain-containing protein, whose amino-acid sequence MTVSPLSPMGRAGRTFAALALATVALAACAGEPTPTPTPSVSTPAAPQPTPTPEAPALQPDGDAAANLPFFAQTVQGVWDSGAGVAGRAYVDALAAAGFDKAAMQVTDDETTLGNPVESLQFSVRWNEECLIGQVGPETGDPVAVVLPVIEGDRCLVGDTRTIDW is encoded by the coding sequence GTGACTGTCTCCCCGCTCTCCCCGATGGGGCGCGCGGGGCGCACATTCGCGGCTCTCGCGCTCGCGACGGTCGCGCTCGCGGCATGTGCGGGGGAGCCCACGCCGACGCCGACGCCTTCGGTGTCCACGCCCGCGGCGCCGCAGCCGACGCCCACGCCGGAGGCGCCCGCACTGCAGCCCGACGGCGACGCCGCCGCGAACCTGCCGTTCTTCGCCCAGACCGTGCAGGGAGTGTGGGATTCGGGTGCCGGAGTGGCGGGTCGCGCGTACGTCGACGCGCTCGCCGCGGCCGGGTTCGACAAGGCCGCCATGCAGGTGACCGACGACGAGACGACGCTGGGCAACCCCGTGGAGAGTCTGCAGTTCTCCGTGCGATGGAACGAGGAGTGCCTGATCGGCCAGGTCGGTCCGGAGACCGGCGACCCCGTTGCGGTGGTCCTCCCGGTCATCGAGGGCGATCGGTGCCTCGTGGGCGATACCCGCACCATCGACTGGTGA
- a CDS encoding thioesterase family protein produces MTESASGVRLHVPIHLRWGDLDAFNHVNNTSMLKLLEEARVRAFWRPGPGEDCPPTAVLDSGVEHGVLTLIARQEIEYLRPVPYQRLPLDVQMWFGSLGGSSMEVCYEVFSPAADAKQELYARSTAIVVMVDAATGRPRRIDDEQRAAWGPYVGEPIVYGRRR; encoded by the coding sequence GTGACTGAGAGCGCGAGCGGCGTGCGGCTGCACGTTCCGATCCACCTCCGATGGGGCGATCTCGACGCGTTCAATCACGTCAACAACACCTCGATGCTCAAGCTGCTCGAGGAGGCGCGGGTGCGCGCGTTCTGGCGCCCCGGCCCGGGGGAGGACTGCCCGCCGACGGCTGTCCTGGATTCGGGCGTGGAGCACGGCGTGCTCACCCTCATCGCGCGGCAGGAGATCGAATACCTTCGGCCGGTTCCCTATCAGCGCCTGCCGCTCGACGTGCAGATGTGGTTCGGATCCCTCGGCGGCTCGAGCATGGAGGTCTGCTACGAGGTCTTCAGCCCCGCCGCCGACGCGAAGCAGGAGCTCTACGCCCGCTCGACCGCGATCGTCGTGATGGTGGATGCCGCGACCGGTCGTCCGCGCCGCATCGACGACGAGCAGCGGGCCGCGTGGGGGCCCTACGTGGGCGAGCCGATCGTCTACGGCCGCCGTCGCTGA
- a CDS encoding acyl-CoA thioesterase II has translation MPDAENAETDHVHEDPVGAMLGVLDLSTSVARTTEDIFTGRSQHMPLGRVYGGQVLAQSVVAAQRTISPERTVHSMHGYFLRPGDASKGITFSVDRIHDGRSFATRRTQAFQDGVPIFSMIASFQDEDPGVEHQEPMPDGLPAPEDIPDVNEMTGDVNPISRRMFSEQPIELRHIPSPIYVSAGEERQPRQAVWMRTRRPIGDDAGLHRAVMAYLSDMTIQESILRAHGIAWVTPGLRVASLDHAMWWHRPARVDEWLLYVQHSPNARGGRGLATGRIYTRDGVLVASVAQEIMVRVPSGD, from the coding sequence ATGCCGGATGCCGAGAACGCCGAGACCGATCACGTCCACGAGGACCCGGTGGGTGCCATGCTCGGGGTTCTCGACCTTTCGACCAGTGTCGCACGGACCACGGAGGACATCTTCACCGGCCGTTCGCAGCACATGCCGCTCGGACGGGTGTACGGAGGGCAGGTCCTCGCCCAGTCGGTCGTCGCGGCGCAACGCACCATTTCGCCCGAGCGCACGGTGCACTCGATGCACGGCTACTTCCTCCGGCCCGGCGATGCGAGCAAGGGCATCACATTCTCGGTCGACCGCATCCACGACGGGCGGTCCTTCGCCACCCGCCGCACCCAGGCATTCCAGGACGGCGTTCCCATCTTCTCGATGATCGCCTCGTTCCAGGACGAGGACCCCGGCGTCGAGCACCAGGAGCCCATGCCCGACGGTCTTCCCGCTCCGGAGGACATCCCCGACGTCAACGAGATGACGGGCGACGTGAACCCGATCTCGCGGCGGATGTTCTCGGAGCAACCGATCGAGCTGCGCCACATCCCCTCGCCGATCTACGTGTCGGCGGGCGAGGAGCGGCAGCCGCGCCAGGCGGTGTGGATGCGCACGCGACGGCCGATCGGCGACGACGCGGGCCTGCACCGGGCGGTGATGGCCTACCTCAGCGACATGACGATCCAGGAGTCGATCCTCCGCGCGCACGGCATCGCCTGGGTCACGCCGGGCCTGAGGGTGGCGAGCCTCGATCACGCGATGTGGTGGCACCGCCCCGCCCGTGTGGACGAGTGGCTCCTCTACGTGCAGCACTCGCCGAACGCCCGCGGCGGCCGAGGGCTCGCCACGGGCCGCATCTACACGCGTGACGGCGTGCTCGTCGCGAGCGTCGCGCAAGAGATCATGGTGCGGGTGCCGAGCGGCGACTGA
- the pepN gene encoding aminopeptidase N produces the protein MPGENLTRIEAQERRAVVETHSYEVELDLTRGAEVFGSRTLVRFGGTAGASTFIDLIARDVREITLNGRSIDPSTAFADSRIALDGLEVENELVVDADCVYTNTGEGLHRFVDPADGEVYLYSQFEVPDSRRMYAVFEQPDLKAEFRFTVRAPEAWKVVSNSPTPEPSPRGDGSAVWAFEPTPRISSYITALIAGPYESTFSELTSASGRVIPLGVYGRKSLWQHLDADYIFDKTRQGFAYYEEKFDYPYPFAKYDQLFVPEFNAGAMENAGAVTFTETYVFRSKVTDAVKERRVVTILHELAHMWFGDLVTMKWWNDLWLNESFAEWASTIATAEATEWTAAWTTFNAMEKTWAYRQDQLPSTHPVVAEINDLEDVQVNFDGITYAKGGSVLKQLAAWVGIEQFFAGVAAYFARHEWSNTELPDLLRELEATSGRDLSQWSKKWLETAGVNTLSPLIEESADGTISRFAVVQTAPADYPTIRPHRLGIGFYSVRDGALTRVHHLELDVDGDRTDVPDLKGLARPDLVLLNDDDLAYAKIRLDDRSLATAIAHLAEISDPLARSLVWGAAWDQTRDAEASATDYIDLVLRNIGAETESTTVRTTLAQLQLAANAYVAPERREQSRIHVAEGLWSLAQEAEAGSDNQLQFVTAFAQSAATAEQWERVRAIRDGENVLPGLEIDTDLSWQLLISLAAGGVATAAQIDEALAADNTAKGGEFAAQAKAALPYRETKRVAWDGLVDKADLPNTIVRSAAAGFVHPATSHLLEEFVPAYFDMLLPVWESRSYQIAQYLIVGLYPAPLADVALRDATRAWLADHPDAPAALRRLVNENLAGVERALSVQERDAQ, from the coding sequence GTGCCTGGAGAGAATCTGACCCGCATCGAGGCGCAGGAGCGCCGCGCCGTCGTCGAGACGCACTCGTACGAGGTCGAGCTCGACCTGACACGGGGCGCCGAGGTCTTCGGATCCCGGACTTTGGTGCGGTTCGGCGGCACCGCCGGAGCGTCGACCTTCATCGACCTCATCGCGCGCGACGTGCGGGAGATCACCTTGAACGGCCGCAGCATCGACCCGTCGACGGCGTTCGCCGATTCGCGGATCGCACTCGACGGGCTGGAGGTCGAGAACGAACTGGTCGTCGACGCGGACTGCGTCTACACCAACACCGGCGAGGGTCTGCACCGCTTCGTAGACCCCGCCGACGGCGAGGTCTACCTCTACTCCCAGTTCGAGGTGCCCGACTCGCGACGCATGTACGCGGTCTTCGAGCAGCCCGATCTGAAGGCGGAGTTCCGCTTCACGGTGCGCGCGCCCGAGGCATGGAAGGTCGTCTCCAACTCCCCCACGCCGGAGCCCTCGCCCCGCGGCGACGGATCGGCCGTCTGGGCCTTCGAGCCCACGCCCCGCATCTCCTCCTACATCACGGCGCTCATCGCCGGCCCCTACGAGTCGACGTTCTCCGAGCTCACGAGCGCGTCGGGTCGCGTCATCCCGCTGGGCGTGTACGGCCGCAAGAGCCTGTGGCAGCACCTGGACGCCGACTACATCTTCGACAAGACGCGCCAGGGCTTCGCCTACTACGAGGAGAAGTTCGACTACCCGTACCCGTTCGCCAAGTACGACCAGCTCTTCGTGCCCGAGTTCAACGCGGGAGCCATGGAGAACGCGGGCGCGGTCACATTCACCGAGACCTACGTCTTCCGCAGCAAGGTCACCGACGCGGTCAAGGAGCGCCGCGTCGTGACGATCCTGCACGAGCTGGCCCACATGTGGTTCGGCGACCTCGTCACCATGAAGTGGTGGAACGACCTGTGGCTGAACGAGTCGTTCGCCGAGTGGGCCTCGACCATCGCGACGGCGGAGGCTACCGAGTGGACGGCCGCCTGGACGACCTTCAACGCGATGGAGAAGACCTGGGCCTACCGTCAGGACCAGCTGCCCTCCACCCACCCCGTCGTGGCCGAGATCAACGACCTCGAGGACGTGCAGGTCAACTTCGACGGCATCACCTACGCCAAGGGCGGATCCGTGCTCAAGCAGCTCGCCGCCTGGGTCGGCATCGAGCAGTTCTTCGCCGGTGTCGCGGCCTACTTCGCCCGGCACGAGTGGAGCAACACCGAGCTGCCCGACCTCCTGCGCGAGCTCGAGGCCACGAGCGGCCGCGACCTGTCGCAGTGGTCCAAGAAGTGGCTCGAGACCGCCGGTGTGAACACGCTGTCGCCGCTCATCGAGGAATCCGCCGACGGCACCATCTCGCGCTTCGCCGTGGTGCAGACCGCGCCCGCCGACTACCCGACGATCCGCCCGCACCGCCTCGGGATCGGCTTCTACAGCGTTCGCGACGGCGCGCTCACGCGGGTCCACCACCTCGAGCTGGACGTCGACGGCGACCGCACCGACGTGCCCGACCTCAAGGGCCTCGCGCGCCCCGACCTCGTGCTGCTCAACGACGACGACCTCGCCTACGCGAAGATCCGTCTCGACGACCGCTCCCTCGCCACCGCCATCGCCCACCTCGCCGAGATCAGCGACCCGCTGGCGCGCTCGCTCGTGTGGGGCGCCGCGTGGGACCAGACGCGGGATGCCGAGGCATCCGCCACCGACTACATCGATCTCGTCCTGCGCAACATCGGTGCCGAGACCGAGTCGACCACTGTGCGGACGACGCTGGCCCAGCTGCAGCTCGCCGCCAACGCCTACGTCGCGCCCGAGCGCCGCGAACAGTCCCGGATCCACGTGGCCGAGGGGCTGTGGTCGCTCGCCCAGGAGGCCGAGGCCGGCAGCGACAACCAGCTGCAGTTCGTCACGGCGTTCGCGCAGTCCGCCGCGACGGCCGAGCAGTGGGAGCGTGTGCGCGCGATCCGCGACGGCGAGAACGTGCTGCCGGGCCTCGAGATCGACACCGACCTCTCTTGGCAGCTGCTCATCTCGCTCGCCGCCGGCGGCGTCGCGACGGCCGCGCAGATCGACGAGGCCCTCGCCGCCGACAACACCGCGAAGGGCGGCGAGTTCGCGGCGCAGGCGAAGGCCGCCCTGCCCTACCGCGAGACCAAGCGCGTGGCGTGGGACGGCTTGGTCGACAAGGCCGACCTGCCGAACACGATCGTCCGCTCGGCGGCGGCGGGCTTCGTGCACCCCGCCACGTCGCACCTGCTCGAGGAGTTCGTGCCGGCGTACTTCGACATGCTGCTGCCCGTGTGGGAGTCCCGCAGCTATCAGATCGCGCAGTACCTGATTGTCGGTCTGTATCCCGCTCCCCTCGCCGATGTTGCTCTCCGCGACGCGACCCGCGCGTGGCTTGCGGATCACCCCGACGCACCCGCCGCGCTGCGGCGGCTGGTGAACGAGAACCTCGCCGGGGTCGAGCGCGCCCTCTCGGTGCAGGAGCGCGACGCCCAGTGA
- a CDS encoding ribose-5-phosphate isomerase: protein MRIHIATDHAGLEFSTRLQQHLSDQGHDVIDHGPLEYDPVDDYPAFCIRAAQAVVRDRADGVEALGVVFGGSGNGEQIAANKVQGVRAALAWSIATAELAREHNDANVIAIGARQHTFEEAASFIDTFIATPFSNEERHARRIAQVAAYEVDGSLLPDPRAGVPVGGESSDRLDPEAG from the coding sequence ATGCGCATCCACATCGCCACCGATCACGCGGGCTTGGAGTTCTCCACGCGCCTGCAGCAACACCTGAGCGACCAGGGCCACGACGTCATCGACCACGGTCCGCTCGAGTACGACCCCGTCGACGACTACCCCGCGTTCTGCATCCGCGCGGCGCAGGCCGTCGTGCGCGACCGTGCGGACGGGGTCGAGGCCCTCGGCGTCGTGTTCGGTGGCTCCGGCAACGGTGAGCAGATCGCGGCCAACAAGGTGCAGGGAGTGCGCGCCGCGCTGGCGTGGAGCATCGCGACCGCCGAGCTGGCGCGCGAGCACAACGATGCGAACGTCATCGCCATCGGCGCTCGCCAGCACACGTTCGAGGAGGCGGCCTCGTTCATCGACACGTTCATCGCGACGCCCTTCTCGAACGAAGAGCGCCACGCCCGGCGCATCGCCCAGGTGGCGGCGTACGAGGTGGACGGCTCGCTGCTTCCCGACCCTCGCGCCGGGGTGCCGGTCGGCGGTGAGTCGTCCGACCGGCTCGACCCCGAGGCAGGCTGA
- the ssb gene encoding single-stranded DNA-binding protein yields MSDHITVVGNVVGDIRHVMTPAGLPITSFSLASSQRRLDRASGAWVETATNWYTVSAFRALALNARDSLSTGQRVIVSGRLRLRRWENGDRRGTAPEIDAEALGPDLLWGTAAFHPSTQRASTADAGASGVDGWGGTDPAAPPAGAPETWATGGDDGAAVPRATGGDAAEESDATPPARDWASAPVPF; encoded by the coding sequence ACCGTCGTGGGAAACGTCGTCGGAGACATCCGCCACGTCATGACCCCCGCAGGACTCCCGATCACGTCGTTCTCGCTGGCCAGTTCCCAGCGACGGCTCGACCGCGCCAGCGGCGCCTGGGTCGAGACGGCGACGAACTGGTACACGGTGTCCGCGTTCCGGGCATTGGCCCTGAACGCCCGGGACTCGCTCTCGACCGGTCAGCGGGTCATCGTGTCGGGGCGCCTCAGGCTCCGGCGCTGGGAGAACGGAGATCGACGGGGAACGGCCCCGGAGATCGACGCGGAGGCGCTCGGTCCCGACCTGCTGTGGGGCACCGCGGCGTTCCACCCGTCGACGCAGCGTGCGTCGACGGCGGATGCCGGGGCGTCGGGCGTGGATGGATGGGGCGGCACCGATCCGGCGGCGCCGCCTGCCGGCGCGCCGGAGACGTGGGCGACGGGCGGTGACGACGGCGCGGCGGTTCCGCGGGCCACGGGGGGCGACGCCGCCGAGGAATCGGACGCCACGCCGCCCGCGCGCGACTGGGCGAGCGCCCCCGTGCCGTTCTGA
- a CDS encoding ferrochelatase yields MHTEPAPSEPVVLHASPEAASGRPHVETPVAYDAILLASFGGPEGQDDVIPFLRNVTRGRGIPDERLEEVAHHYRHFGGISPINAQNRELKAALEVEIARRDLGLPVYWGNRNWGPYLDEAVRGAADAGHTRLLAVATSAYSSFSSCRQYREDFARVLDETQLGGIVTIDKVRQFFDHPGFVEPFFAGVRDAVAGFLDDGVPADAIRVLFSTHSVPIDDARRSGPRDVDWGEGGAYAAQHLAVGARVMERVAAEIPAAATLGWELVYQSRSGPPSQPWLEPDVCDVIEELPSRGVEAVVIVPLGFVSDHMEVKWDLDTEAIEAAEEAGLRAVRTPTPGVDPAYVSGLVDLIEERLRGTRAADRPHETPLGPWFDVCRPGCCENVRAGFKPAAAGIAP; encoded by the coding sequence GTGCACACCGAGCCTGCTCCCTCCGAGCCCGTCGTCCTCCACGCCTCTCCGGAAGCGGCGTCGGGTCGTCCCCATGTCGAGACCCCCGTCGCCTACGACGCGATCCTGCTCGCCAGTTTCGGCGGCCCCGAAGGGCAGGACGACGTCATCCCCTTCCTGCGCAACGTCACCCGCGGTCGCGGCATCCCCGACGAGCGCCTGGAAGAGGTGGCACACCACTACCGTCACTTCGGCGGGATCAGCCCGATCAACGCCCAGAACCGCGAGCTGAAGGCAGCCCTCGAGGTGGAGATCGCCCGGCGCGACCTGGGCCTGCCGGTCTACTGGGGCAACCGCAACTGGGGTCCCTACCTCGACGAGGCCGTGCGCGGCGCCGCCGACGCGGGTCACACCCGGCTCCTCGCGGTGGCCACGAGCGCGTACAGCTCCTTCTCGAGCTGCCGCCAGTACCGGGAGGATTTCGCGCGCGTGCTCGATGAGACGCAGCTCGGCGGCATCGTCACGATCGACAAGGTGCGTCAGTTCTTCGACCACCCCGGTTTCGTCGAGCCGTTCTTCGCGGGCGTGCGCGATGCGGTGGCGGGCTTCCTCGACGACGGCGTGCCCGCCGACGCCATCCGGGTGCTGTTCTCCACCCACAGCGTGCCCATCGACGACGCCCGTCGGTCGGGGCCCCGCGATGTCGACTGGGGCGAGGGAGGCGCGTATGCGGCGCAGCATCTCGCGGTCGGCGCGCGCGTGATGGAGCGCGTCGCCGCGGAGATTCCCGCCGCGGCGACGCTCGGCTGGGAGCTCGTCTACCAGTCGCGTTCGGGCCCGCCCAGCCAGCCGTGGCTCGAGCCCGACGTGTGCGACGTGATCGAGGAGCTGCCCTCGCGCGGGGTGGAGGCGGTGGTGATCGTCCCTCTCGGGTTCGTCAGCGACCACATGGAGGTCAAGTGGGACCTCGACACCGAGGCGATCGAGGCGGCGGAGGAGGCGGGGCTGCGCGCCGTGCGCACGCCGACGCCCGGCGTGGACCCCGCATACGTCTCGGGGCTCGTCGATCTCATCGAGGAGCGCCTCCGGGGGACGCGGGCAGCCGACCGGCCGCACGAGACGCCCCTCGGGCCCTGGTTCGACGTGTGCCGTCCCGGATGCTGCGAGAACGTCCGCGCGGGATTCAAGCCCGCCGCGGCCGGCATCGCGCCCTGA
- a CDS encoding mechanosensitive ion channel family protein codes for MIEMLAAAEGVTDPEWWTEFLARLGVAGFRIINAVLIVIGALLLSWILRIVIRRLVDRVVNGAKSKANVDDTRALERSPLAAVRLVQRTRTLGSILQNIVNVAVGIVAIVLVINAIAPNALGSLALLTAAIGAGLGFGAQNIVKDVLNGIFIVAEDQVGIGDVVDLGLATGVVEYVSVRITHVRDVNGTLWYVRNGEITRIGNMSQGWSRVIIDLAVPVDADIDQVESAMLDAAKALAKDPKWRTRVIEQPEVWGLESVSGDALVIRLVIKTRANAKDDVARELRVRLKRAIDAMGLTLPQLNSIVLTGLEGAQRVRGANPPKTKPTPVAVAEQRPVWRPKRTPRPRDGDAGPAPSDDAVRDDTGSTDTEEKP; via the coding sequence ATGATCGAGATGCTGGCCGCCGCCGAGGGCGTCACGGACCCCGAGTGGTGGACGGAATTCCTCGCGCGCCTCGGTGTCGCGGGCTTCCGCATCATCAACGCCGTCCTCATCGTCATCGGCGCCCTGCTGCTGTCGTGGATCCTCCGCATCGTCATCCGACGTCTCGTCGACCGAGTCGTGAACGGGGCCAAGAGCAAGGCCAACGTCGATGACACCCGTGCCCTCGAGAGGTCGCCGCTCGCGGCGGTGCGCCTCGTGCAACGCACCCGCACGCTCGGCTCGATCCTGCAGAACATCGTCAACGTCGCCGTCGGGATCGTCGCGATCGTCCTGGTCATCAACGCGATCGCCCCCAACGCGCTCGGCTCGCTCGCCCTCCTGACGGCGGCCATCGGCGCGGGGCTCGGCTTCGGCGCCCAGAACATCGTGAAGGATGTGCTCAACGGCATCTTCATCGTCGCCGAGGACCAGGTGGGCATCGGCGACGTCGTCGACCTGGGGCTGGCCACCGGGGTCGTGGAATACGTGAGCGTGCGCATCACGCACGTGCGCGACGTCAACGGCACGCTCTGGTATGTGCGAAACGGCGAGATCACCCGCATCGGCAACATGTCCCAGGGGTGGTCGCGCGTGATCATCGACCTGGCCGTGCCCGTCGACGCCGATATCGATCAGGTTGAATCGGCCATGCTGGATGCCGCGAAGGCCCTCGCGAAGGATCCGAAGTGGCGGACGCGGGTCATCGAGCAGCCGGAGGTGTGGGGCCTGGAGTCCGTTTCCGGCGACGCGCTCGTCATCCGCCTCGTCATCAAGACCCGGGCGAACGCGAAGGACGACGTCGCCCGCGAGCTGCGCGTTCGGCTCAAGCGCGCGATCGACGCGATGGGACTCACGCTCCCCCAGCTCAACTCCATCGTGCTGACGGGCCTCGAAGGCGCGCAGCGGGTGAGAGGCGCCAATCCGCCCAAGACGAAGCCGACTCCGGTTGCCGTCGCCGAACAGCGGCCGGTCTGGCGACCCAAGCGCACCCCCCGCCCGCGCGACGGCGACGCAGGACCGGCGCCGTCGGACGACGCCGTGCGCGACGACACCGGCAGCACCGACACCGAGGAGAAGCCGTGA